Proteins found in one Corynebacterium canis genomic segment:
- the efeU gene encoding iron uptake transporter permease EfeU produces the protein MLFANFLIGLREGLEASMVVMILVAFLVKADRKDQMKWVWSGVAAAICATIATFLIIHYGTKTLTSQGQELVGGVASLLAVVLVTWMLLWMRGAAKNMSKELGNQLGSAIAIGPAAVMFVAFTAVIREGIETALLVFDTFAYGTKTTPMLGLVLGIALSIVLATCMYFGAIRINLQVFFKTTGILLIVVAAGILRYGVTDLQEAAVLPGLNSIAFDISHIIVPGTTTATLLEGIFNLVPAPTTASIIAWAAYLVIALVLFLKPPSRRPSQQGVSHA, from the coding sequence ATGCTATTTGCCAATTTCCTTATTGGTCTTCGCGAGGGCCTGGAAGCATCCATGGTGGTGATGATTCTCGTCGCCTTCCTCGTGAAAGCCGACCGCAAAGACCAAATGAAATGGGTGTGGTCAGGCGTTGCCGCAGCGATTTGCGCAACAATTGCCACGTTTTTGATCATTCATTACGGAACAAAAACACTTACAAGTCAGGGGCAAGAACTCGTCGGCGGCGTGGCCTCGCTGCTGGCCGTCGTGCTCGTCACGTGGATGCTGCTATGGATGCGCGGCGCCGCGAAGAACATGTCGAAAGAATTAGGCAATCAGCTCGGTAGCGCCATCGCCATCGGGCCGGCCGCCGTCATGTTCGTGGCGTTCACCGCGGTGATCCGCGAAGGTATTGAAACCGCCCTGCTGGTATTCGACACCTTTGCCTACGGCACCAAAACCACGCCCATGCTTGGGCTTGTCCTCGGGATCGCATTGTCCATTGTGCTTGCCACCTGCATGTACTTCGGCGCGATCCGCATTAACCTGCAAGTGTTTTTCAAAACCACGGGGATCTTACTCATCGTCGTCGCCGCTGGCATCCTGCGTTACGGCGTCACGGACCTCCAAGAGGCTGCCGTGCTGCCGGGCTTGAACAGCATCGCCTTCGACATTTCACACATCATCGTCCCAGGAACAACCACCGCAACCCTGCTGGAGGGCATCTTTAACCTGGTACCCGCGCCCACCACGGCGTCGATAATCGCCTGGGCAGCGTACCTGGTTATCGCGTTGGTGCTGTTCCTCAAACCGCCGTCACGGCGCCCATCCCAACAAGGAGTCTCTCATGCGTAA
- a CDS encoding amino acid permease — protein sequence MNVTTTTGDHKVRVWTLVSLIIGSTIGTGIFALPQNAGSVAGPGAMLIGWCIAGVGMLSIAFVFQILAVRKPYLDSGVYSYVRAGLGDFVGFASAWGYWLGSVIAQVGYATLFFSTLGHYVPLFSADNRWTSAIAVSLLTWLIFLGLTRGIRQAALMNVVTTVAKLLPILVFVVLVAFLGFSWDRLTLDLWAEDGGVGSVMDQIKGMMLFTVWTFIGVEGASVYSKQARTRNDVGRATVIGFTAVLALLVTVATLSYGVLSREELAALPDNAMAGVLEAVVGSWGGALISFGLCLSVLGAYVSWQMLCAEPIALMAYDGLLPKRLGKANSAGAPIYAQLVSTIVIQLSVIVFFVNETTYVSMVQLATMMYLLPYIFSAFYLVLLATRGRGVTHPHAGERFDDSGPEISGRDNTRHLVVGAIATVYSLWLFYAADPTYLLFGALLVIPGFVPYIWTRVRAGERIFNTFEWVIVVLIIVGAVTAVYGLSVGSLTL from the coding sequence GTGAACGTGACTACTACAACAGGCGACCATAAGGTGCGCGTTTGGACACTCGTGTCCCTTATCATAGGCTCCACCATCGGAACCGGAATTTTCGCACTCCCCCAAAACGCTGGCTCCGTCGCTGGCCCCGGCGCGATGCTGATCGGCTGGTGCATCGCCGGCGTCGGCATGCTTTCCATCGCATTTGTCTTCCAAATTCTGGCTGTGCGCAAACCCTACCTCGATTCTGGTGTGTACTCCTATGTCCGCGCCGGGCTCGGGGATTTCGTCGGCTTCGCGTCCGCCTGGGGCTATTGGCTCGGCAGCGTTATCGCACAGGTGGGCTACGCCACCTTGTTCTTTTCCACGCTGGGCCATTACGTGCCGCTGTTTTCCGCAGACAATCGGTGGACCTCCGCAATCGCCGTTTCATTGCTCACCTGGCTTATCTTCCTTGGGCTTACCCGCGGCATCCGCCAGGCCGCATTAATGAATGTAGTCACCACGGTAGCAAAGTTGCTCCCTATTTTAGTGTTTGTGGTCTTGGTCGCCTTCCTGGGGTTTAGTTGGGACCGGCTCACCCTAGACCTGTGGGCCGAGGACGGCGGCGTGGGCAGCGTGATGGACCAGATTAAGGGCATGATGCTGTTTACAGTGTGGACGTTTATCGGCGTCGAGGGCGCCAGCGTGTATTCGAAGCAAGCGCGCACGCGTAACGACGTCGGGCGGGCCACCGTGATTGGGTTTACCGCCGTGCTCGCACTCTTGGTCACCGTAGCCACGCTTTCCTATGGGGTGCTGTCCCGCGAGGAGCTTGCCGCCCTGCCCGATAATGCCATGGCCGGGGTGCTGGAGGCCGTGGTCGGGTCGTGGGGCGGTGCGCTGATTTCCTTTGGCCTGTGCCTATCCGTGCTGGGGGCGTACGTTTCCTGGCAGATGCTGTGCGCCGAGCCTATTGCGCTTATGGCTTACGACGGCCTGCTTCCCAAACGCCTCGGGAAAGCCAATAGCGCCGGCGCGCCGATCTACGCGCAGCTTGTTTCCACCATTGTGATCCAGCTTTCCGTGATCGTGTTCTTTGTCAACGAGACCACCTATGTGTCCATGGTGCAATTGGCCACGATGATGTATCTGCTGCCCTATATTTTCTCGGCGTTCTATCTGGTGCTGCTGGCCACGCGCGGGCGGGGTGTGACGCACCCGCACGCCGGCGAGCGCTTTGATGATTCGGGGCCCGAGATTTCCGGCCGCGATAATACCCGCCACCTTGTGGTGGGCGCGATCGCCACGGTGTATTCGCTGTGGTTGTTCTACGCGGCGGACCCCACCTATTTATTGTTTGGTGCCTTATTGGTTATTCCTGGTTTCGTGCCTTATATCTGGACCCGTGTGCGCGCCGGGGAGCGGATCTTTAATACATTCGAATGGGTGATCGTGGTGCTGATTATCGTCGGCGCGGTAACGGCTGTGTATGGGTTAAGCGTCGGTTCACTCACTTTGTAG
- a CDS encoding MazG nucleotide pyrophosphohydrolase domain-containing protein, whose amino-acid sequence MSVLLLDAKYPSCMPLDVVSRHRESIAYTPQVPTDVRIALAQLGVHRVAGGELLLAMDASEPDAAARIARGERVLRAGGPSPVARAVSVMRQAVARGEWERAQTHISLLPYLHEETAEFDAAVRSGNAENLRDELADVLLQVLFHAELAEDFAFDDVAAAFVAKMRARAPYLFDGSTGLVPIEVQTEAWEAGKTQ is encoded by the coding sequence ATGTCGGTTCTCCTGTTGGATGCTAAGTATCCCTCGTGTATGCCCCTTGATGTTGTTTCGCGGCACCGCGAAAGTATTGCGTACACTCCGCAGGTACCAACAGACGTTCGAATCGCACTCGCACAATTGGGGGTACACAGGGTTGCTGGCGGTGAGCTCTTGCTAGCCATGGACGCCTCCGAGCCGGACGCAGCGGCGCGCATTGCGCGGGGGGAGCGCGTGCTGCGGGCGGGGGGGCCGTCTCCGGTGGCGCGGGCGGTGTCTGTCATGCGACAAGCCGTGGCGCGTGGCGAATGGGAACGGGCACAAACCCACATATCTTTATTGCCGTACCTGCACGAGGAAACGGCGGAGTTCGACGCCGCGGTGCGCTCCGGAAATGCGGAAAACCTGCGCGACGAGCTTGCCGATGTGCTGCTCCAAGTGCTGTTTCATGCCGAGCTTGCGGAGGATTTTGCGTTTGATGACGTCGCGGCCGCGTTCGTGGCGAAGATGCGTGCCCGAGCGCCGTACCTTTTCGATGGTTCCACCGGGTTAGTTCCGATCGAGGTGCAAACGGAAGCATGGGAAGCAGGCAAAACTCAGTGA